In Prevotella sp. oral taxon 475, one DNA window encodes the following:
- the lepA gene encoding translation elongation factor 4, which translates to MNHIRNFCIIAHIDHGKSTLADRLLEYTKTIQVTGGQMLDDMDLEKERGITIKSHAIQMEYTHEGEKYVLNLIDTPGHVDFSYEVSRSIAACEGALLVVDATQGVQAQTISNLYMAIEHDLEIIPVINKVDMPSAMPEEVEDEIVELLGCKKEDILRASGKTGEGVENILRAVVERVPHPVGDDNAPLQALIFDSVFNSFRGIIAYFKVLNGVIRKGDQVKFFNTGMEYVADEVGVLKMDMIPRQELHTGEVGYIISGIKDAKEVKVGDTITHKALPCASAIAGFQEVKPMVFAGVYPIDPSEYENLRASLEKLQLNDASLTFSPESSVALGFGFRCGFLGLLHMEIVQERLDREFNMDVITTVPNVSYMVYDKLGNEREVHNPSGLPDPTLIDHIEEPYIRASIITNVNFIGPIMKLCIDKRGELINQEYVSGNRVELHFMLPLGEIVIDFYDKLKSISKGYASFDYHVDCFRPSRLVKLDILLNGEAVDALSTLTHHDNAATFGRRMCEKLKELIPRQQFDIAIQAAIGAKIVARETVKCVRKDVTAKCYGGDVSRKRKLLEKQKKGKKRMKQIGNVEVPQKAFLAVLKLD; encoded by the coding sequence ATGAATCATATCAGAAACTTTTGCATCATTGCACACATCGATCACGGTAAGTCCACTCTGGCAGACCGCCTCTTGGAATACACCAAAACTATCCAAGTGACGGGCGGACAGATGCTCGATGATATGGATCTGGAAAAAGAACGTGGCATCACCATCAAGAGTCATGCCATCCAAATGGAATATACGCATGAGGGAGAGAAATATGTTCTCAATCTCATCGACACCCCGGGGCATGTCGATTTTTCGTATGAGGTGTCGCGAAGCATCGCCGCTTGCGAGGGCGCATTGCTGGTGGTAGATGCCACACAGGGCGTTCAGGCGCAAACCATTTCCAACCTTTACATGGCCATTGAACACGACTTGGAAATCATTCCCGTCATTAATAAGGTGGATATGCCCAGTGCTATGCCCGAAGAGGTGGAAGACGAGATTGTCGAACTGTTGGGATGCAAGAAAGAAGACATCCTGCGGGCTTCCGGAAAGACGGGCGAGGGGGTGGAAAACATCCTCCGGGCCGTGGTAGAACGGGTTCCACACCCCGTGGGAGACGACAATGCGCCGCTTCAGGCCTTGATCTTCGACTCGGTGTTCAACTCCTTTCGTGGCATCATCGCCTACTTCAAAGTGCTCAATGGCGTGATTCGCAAGGGCGACCAGGTGAAGTTTTTCAATACCGGTATGGAGTATGTGGCCGACGAAGTGGGCGTGCTCAAGATGGACATGATACCCCGACAGGAATTGCACACGGGCGAAGTGGGCTATATCATCAGCGGAATAAAAGACGCTAAGGAAGTGAAGGTGGGCGATACCATTACCCATAAGGCTTTGCCTTGTGCCTCGGCCATTGCCGGATTTCAGGAAGTGAAACCCATGGTCTTTGCCGGCGTCTATCCGATTGATCCTTCCGAATACGAAAACCTGCGTGCCTCGTTAGAGAAACTGCAACTTAACGATGCCTCGCTCACGTTTTCGCCAGAGTCGTCGGTGGCTCTTGGGTTTGGGTTCCGTTGCGGCTTTTTGGGCCTTTTGCACATGGAGATTGTGCAAGAACGGCTCGACCGCGAATTCAATATGGACGTCATCACTACCGTTCCTAACGTGTCGTACATGGTTTACGACAAATTGGGCAACGAACGCGAAGTGCACAATCCCTCGGGACTGCCCGATCCTACCCTGATCGACCACATCGAGGAGCCTTATATTCGGGCTTCTATCATCACCAACGTCAACTTCATCGGGCCTATCATGAAGCTCTGCATCGACAAACGGGGCGAACTCATCAATCAAGAATATGTGAGCGGCAATCGCGTCGAACTGCATTTCATGCTCCCCCTGGGAGAGATTGTCATCGATTTCTACGATAAACTCAAGTCTATCTCCAAAGGCTACGCCTCGTTCGACTATCATGTCGATTGTTTCCGGCCCTCTCGGCTTGTCAAACTCGACATTCTTCTCAACGGAGAAGCCGTAGATGCGCTCTCAACGCTCACCCATCATGACAACGCGGCTACCTTTGGACGGAGAATGTGCGAGAAACTGAAAGAACTTATCCCGCGTCAGCAGTTCGATATAGCCATTCAGGCGGCCATCGGAGCTAAAATCGTGGCACGCGAAACGGTGAAGTGCGTCCGTAAAGACGTGACCGCCAAGTGCTACGGAGGCGACGTTAGCCGGAAGCGAAAACTGCTGGAGAAACAGAAAAAAGGAAAGAAACGCATGAAGCAAATCGGCAATGTGGAGGTTCCGCAGAAAGCTTTCCTCGCTGTTCTCAAACTGGATTGA
- a CDS encoding SLBB domain-containing protein — MKRFLLLVLFAALCLIDTQAQSTMTDSQVLQFVMKEHEAGTSQSQIITKLMQRGVDIQQIRRVKKTYERVAKDKGLGQISAGTEKEASNRMRKNNGETKAEATTSHKVKGQQVIDGAKPYSKTHPEFKQMEQELDTFLPDSVAFDGEEMPKVHLDQKEKKVFGRDIFNRKDLSFEPNMNIATPQNYRLGPGDAVIIDIYGASQKSEQLTVSPDGDVTIEGFGPVQVSGLTVAEANARLRATLGARYSSSRVRLTVGQTRTILVNVMGEVKLPGTYTLSAFATVFHALYMAGGINSLGTLRNIKVYRHNKLVTVVDIYDYILNGKLTGNVRLADNDVIVVGAYDCIVNITGKVKRPMYYEMKRSESVGTLLKYAGGFTGDAYTKAVRLVRKTGREFSVYNIGEFDLNTFHLSDEDSVGVDSILPRFSNRVEVKGAVFRPGIYQVGGTINSVRTLIEHAEGLTEEAFTAHAVMHRMRPDRTLEVVPVDVEGIMSGKTADIPLQKNDVLFIPTKAEMMQEQTVTIHGEVQYPGIYRYAANETLEDLVLQAGGLRETASTVKVDVARRIINPKALTTDSVISKTYTFALKDGFIIDGQPGFTLQPFDEVYVRKSPGYNEQKNIEVTGQVMFAGTYTLTSKNERLSDAVKRAGGVTDLAYVRGARLERRITPDERLRMETVLGIVRMQSGKKDSVDVKQLNLGDTYYVGIELDKALKEPGGDADLVLREGDKIIVPEYNGTVRISGNVMYPNTVAYEKGKRPAWYIDQAGGFGNRAKKGNTYIIYMNGTVARVGHNAKIRPGCEIVVPTKPESSGKGLAQWLSIGTSVASIATMVATIANLTK, encoded by the coding sequence ATGAAAAGATTCCTTCTCCTTGTGCTCTTCGCGGCACTTTGCTTGATCGACACGCAGGCCCAATCGACAATGACAGACAGCCAGGTGTTGCAATTCGTCATGAAAGAACACGAAGCTGGCACTTCCCAGTCGCAAATCATCACCAAACTGATGCAACGTGGCGTGGATATACAGCAGATTCGACGGGTGAAGAAAACCTATGAACGCGTGGCCAAGGACAAGGGACTGGGTCAAATAAGTGCCGGAACCGAGAAAGAAGCCAGCAACCGGATGCGGAAGAACAACGGGGAAACCAAAGCCGAGGCTACAACCAGTCACAAGGTGAAGGGTCAACAGGTCATCGATGGGGCGAAACCTTACTCCAAGACCCATCCGGAGTTCAAGCAGATGGAACAAGAACTGGACACATTTCTACCCGACTCCGTGGCTTTTGACGGGGAAGAGATGCCCAAGGTGCATCTTGATCAAAAGGAGAAAAAAGTGTTCGGCCGAGACATCTTCAACCGAAAGGATCTCTCGTTCGAACCGAACATGAACATTGCCACGCCGCAAAACTATCGGTTGGGCCCCGGCGATGCCGTTATCATCGACATCTATGGTGCCTCGCAGAAGTCGGAACAGCTGACGGTCTCGCCCGATGGCGATGTGACCATCGAGGGATTCGGCCCCGTTCAGGTGAGCGGACTCACCGTCGCAGAGGCCAATGCGCGGCTTCGGGCCACGTTAGGGGCACGTTACAGCAGTTCGCGCGTGCGACTCACCGTGGGGCAAACGCGTACGATCTTGGTGAATGTAATGGGCGAGGTGAAACTGCCCGGCACCTATACGCTCTCGGCTTTCGCAACGGTGTTTCACGCTTTGTATATGGCCGGCGGCATCAATAGTCTGGGTACGCTGCGCAACATCAAGGTGTATCGGCACAACAAACTCGTCACCGTGGTGGACATCTACGACTATATCCTCAACGGGAAACTCACGGGCAATGTGCGCCTGGCCGATAACGACGTGATTGTCGTTGGGGCTTACGACTGCATTGTCAACATCACCGGTAAGGTGAAGCGGCCTATGTACTACGAAATGAAACGCAGCGAGAGCGTGGGTACCCTGCTGAAATATGCCGGTGGCTTTACGGGCGATGCTTATACGAAGGCGGTAAGACTGGTGAGAAAGACGGGACGGGAATTCTCGGTGTACAACATCGGCGAGTTCGACCTCAACACGTTCCATCTCTCCGACGAAGACTCGGTGGGCGTCGACTCCATTCTGCCGCGCTTTTCCAACCGCGTTGAGGTGAAAGGGGCTGTGTTCCGCCCTGGCATCTATCAGGTGGGAGGAACGATTAATAGCGTTCGCACGCTGATAGAACATGCCGAGGGCCTTACCGAAGAGGCGTTTACGGCGCATGCTGTGATGCATCGCATGCGCCCGGACAGAACGTTGGAGGTGGTGCCCGTCGACGTGGAGGGGATCATGAGCGGTAAGACTGCCGACATTCCGTTGCAAAAAAACGACGTGCTGTTCATCCCCACCAAAGCGGAAATGATGCAAGAGCAAACGGTTACCATCCATGGCGAGGTGCAATATCCCGGCATCTATCGATATGCTGCCAACGAAACGCTGGAAGATCTCGTGCTGCAAGCAGGTGGATTGCGGGAGACGGCCTCTACGGTGAAGGTGGATGTGGCTCGACGCATCATCAATCCCAAAGCATTGACAACAGACTCGGTGATCTCGAAAACCTATACCTTTGCCCTGAAAGATGGCTTTATCATCGACGGTCAACCCGGTTTTACGCTGCAACCTTTCGACGAGGTGTATGTGAGAAAGAGTCCGGGATATAACGAACAGAAGAATATCGAGGTGACAGGACAGGTGATGTTTGCCGGCACTTACACTCTGACGAGCAAGAACGAACGACTGAGCGATGCCGTGAAACGGGCCGGAGGCGTGACCGATTTGGCCTATGTGCGCGGCGCACGACTGGAACGCCGCATCACACCCGACGAGCGTTTGCGTATGGAAACGGTGCTGGGCATCGTGCGGATGCAAAGCGGAAAGAAGGATTCGGTGGACGTCAAACAGCTCAATCTGGGCGATACCTATTACGTGGGCATCGAACTGGACAAGGCTTTAAAGGAACCTGGAGGCGATGCCGACCTGGTGTTGCGCGAGGGAGACAAGATTATCGTGCCCGAATATAACGGAACGGTGAGAATCAGCGGCAATGTAATGTATCCCAATACGGTGGCGTATGAGAAGGGAAAACGCCCGGCTTGGTATATCGATCAGGCCGGTGGATTCGGCAATCGGGCCAAAAAGGGTAACACCTATATTATATACATGAACGGAACTGTGGCTCGTGTGGGACACAATGCTAAGATTCGACCCGGCTGCGAGATTGTGGTGCCCACCAAACCCGAAAGCAGCGGCAAAGGACTTGCTCAATGGCTCTCCATCGGAACTTCCGTGGCCAGCATCGCGACTATGGTGGCCACAATCGCGAATTTGACGAAGTAA
- a CDS encoding chain-length determining protein, with product MSNKNKTIDIVTIARRIGNKKKLFLKVSIITFILSCVIILPVPRYYVCEVELAPEIGVAEGGSSLSDLASTFGLNIGSGITGDAISPDLYPELLKSNDFIYNLITCPIKTTDGKISTTYYDYLLKHQKKNPLTAPIRWIGGLFQKKKESKPIKAINKFNLTEEESNIFGKIKDHISCQIDLKTRKITLSVEDQDPLVSATMAEQLRRKLQEFITRYRTSKSLRDLEYYTKLSRQAKAEYEKARQRYSSFSDANMDAILVSYNSKKDDLENEMQLKYNAYTALNTQMQTARAKVQETTPAFTTIKEASVPLLPAGPKRMAFVAAMLILSWIVTAFYSCRDLFVNSFLHEE from the coding sequence ATGAGCAACAAGAATAAAACGATTGACATCGTCACCATAGCCCGACGTATCGGTAATAAAAAGAAACTGTTTCTCAAAGTGAGCATTATCACTTTCATCTTATCATGCGTTATCATTCTTCCCGTACCTCGCTATTATGTCTGCGAGGTGGAACTTGCACCAGAAATAGGTGTGGCTGAGGGTGGTAGCAGTCTCTCGGATTTGGCTTCTACATTTGGATTGAATATAGGAAGCGGTATCACTGGCGATGCCATTTCACCCGATCTCTATCCTGAACTACTTAAGTCGAACGACTTCATCTATAATCTTATCACTTGTCCCATAAAAACAACGGATGGTAAGATTTCGACAACATATTATGATTATCTGCTTAAACACCAAAAGAAGAATCCGCTGACGGCACCTATTCGCTGGATTGGCGGATTATTCCAGAAGAAAAAAGAAAGCAAGCCTATCAAAGCTATCAACAAGTTCAATCTTACAGAAGAAGAGTCTAATATCTTCGGTAAAATAAAAGATCATATCAGTTGTCAGATTGACTTGAAGACAAGGAAAATCACATTGTCGGTAGAAGACCAAGATCCTTTGGTTTCAGCCACTATGGCTGAACAGCTACGCAGAAAGCTGCAAGAGTTCATTACACGATACCGCACCAGTAAGTCGCTGCGTGATTTGGAGTATTACACCAAGCTGAGCCGACAAGCAAAGGCAGAATACGAGAAGGCACGGCAGAGATATAGCAGTTTCTCTGACGCCAATATGGATGCTATTCTCGTTTCGTATAACTCGAAAAAGGATGACCTGGAAAACGAAATGCAACTGAAGTATAACGCCTACACTGCGCTGAACACGCAGATGCAGACTGCAAGAGCCAAGGTACAAGAGACCACCCCAGCTTTTACTACGATCAAAGAAGCGTCGGTACCCTTGCTGCCTGCTGGCCCAAAGCGTATGGCTTTTGTGGCGGCAATGCTCATTCTCTCATGGATAGTGACTGCCTTTTACTCTTGTCGCGATCTGTTTGTAAATAGTTTCTTGCATGAGGAGTAA
- a CDS encoding O-antigen ligase has product MAKALYLLAVLCSMVSQIPAILDSGGDQYLKAVWVLPFVYLLLSNPRSYLKNELLFFYFFVFIFAYYCFVCEMFADGKYFTEDLYNTAISLLMTIVSFNFWKNHGTHNVLQAICLIFAVSGTLLALNVYVNFLQGSSLTSATYTFSDKNSVAQILLCCATFVLVFSRSRIRLTLWANRLLAFIMILILILLRSRATFVSGLVIIGYYIFKSENRRARYCFFITVAIAMIYIASHTSASDIVYNGIIMGGRDASDVNDVSSGRVFLVMIAISQIPEHLWVGIGDYYVDCMPINILLQYGVVGLVIVFTFLFYLFRILKRHHRAGGISSMAYIIYLSFLVNALFEARPPFGPGVRSFTLWMLVGFALAELCKRTESKKITEQPILPVIKTLNS; this is encoded by the coding sequence ATGGCAAAGGCATTATACTTATTGGCAGTACTATGCAGTATGGTCTCTCAGATACCTGCTATTCTAGATTCTGGGGGCGATCAATATCTCAAAGCTGTTTGGGTGTTGCCTTTTGTTTATCTGCTGCTCTCCAATCCTCGTTCTTATCTGAAGAACGAACTACTGTTCTTCTATTTTTTCGTTTTTATCTTCGCCTACTACTGTTTTGTATGTGAAATGTTTGCTGATGGGAAGTATTTTACTGAAGACTTGTACAATACTGCCATCTCATTATTGATGACGATTGTGTCATTCAATTTCTGGAAAAACCATGGAACCCATAACGTTCTGCAAGCTATTTGTCTCATCTTTGCGGTTTCAGGTACACTATTGGCCTTGAATGTATATGTCAATTTCCTGCAAGGCAGCAGCCTTACCTCGGCAACCTATACTTTTAGCGATAAGAACTCTGTTGCCCAAATTCTGCTTTGTTGTGCCACCTTTGTTTTGGTTTTCAGTCGGTCGCGTATCAGACTGACACTTTGGGCGAATCGTTTGCTAGCATTCATAATGATTCTCATTTTAATATTGCTACGTTCTCGAGCTACGTTTGTTAGTGGTCTTGTTATTATAGGCTATTATATTTTTAAATCGGAGAATAGGCGAGCACGCTACTGTTTTTTTATTACGGTTGCCATTGCCATGATTTACATAGCATCGCATACCAGTGCGTCGGACATCGTTTACAATGGTATTATCATGGGTGGACGTGATGCCAGTGACGTTAATGACGTCAGTTCGGGACGGGTCTTTCTAGTGATGATTGCGATCTCTCAGATTCCAGAACACCTCTGGGTTGGTATCGGTGACTATTACGTAGACTGTATGCCCATCAATATCTTGCTTCAATACGGAGTTGTGGGTCTGGTCATTGTCTTTACCTTTCTCTTCTATCTTTTCCGCATACTTAAACGACACCACAGAGCAGGGGGTATTTCCTCCATGGCCTACATCATCTATCTCTCATTTTTAGTAAATGCTCTTTTTGAAGCGCGGCCCCCATTCGGCCCTGGGGTGCGTAGTTTTACGCTTTGGATGTTGGTGGGTTTTGCTTTGGCTGAACTTTGCAAACGTACCGAAAGCAAAAAAATAACGGAACAACCTATTCTTCCTGTCATTAAAACTCTTAATTCATGA
- a CDS encoding oligosaccharide flippase family protein produces MKWLIHKVNILRQSSLAKDSFWSVFGNGLGNVLLLLTSMLVARMLEKDLFGEYGMVKNTMFYIAAFSTFGLGYTSTKFIAHAIEERRNDVSTIVQAATIITLVSALVMSVLLLLFAEQLAQYIQAPQLAQPFRFLGLILIAKAFSTTQTGILAGYKAFRALGINTILSGIVLLIVSLPLTHWMGVRGALLGLLCSQLALCLANGIIIRRITNKQNCSHVNDLSVYIKDILRFSFPVALQELSYTICNWGAMLLITKYATIGEVGLYSAATQWGAIILFIPTLLQSVILSYLSGLTQNEHSHNRILWRMMSVNLVCSILPFLGILALSGIITSFYGNSFTGLRIVINVYAFAAIPICLTSVLQADLLAKGHNWMLFVLRTIRDVVIVGVVFCLFSSHPEQSTALNLSLINVAAYSLSAVSLFIFLQHVSKKSSNSPR; encoded by the coding sequence ATGAAATGGCTTATCCACAAAGTGAATATTCTAAGGCAGAGCAGTCTGGCTAAAGATTCGTTTTGGTCGGTCTTCGGTAATGGATTGGGTAATGTGTTGTTGTTGCTCACCAGCATGTTAGTAGCGCGTATGTTGGAGAAAGATCTTTTCGGCGAATATGGAATGGTGAAAAATACAATGTTTTACATCGCAGCTTTCTCTACTTTCGGATTGGGGTACACCTCGACTAAGTTCATTGCACACGCCATTGAAGAACGCCGAAATGATGTGTCGACCATCGTACAAGCAGCTACAATCATCACATTGGTTTCAGCTTTGGTTATGAGTGTGCTGTTGTTATTGTTTGCAGAGCAGCTGGCCCAATACATCCAGGCACCACAGCTGGCTCAGCCCTTTCGTTTTTTGGGACTCATTCTCATCGCTAAGGCTTTCTCAACCACACAAACGGGTATTCTCGCGGGCTATAAGGCCTTTCGTGCATTGGGGATAAACACCATTCTTTCGGGGATTGTGCTATTGATAGTTAGTTTGCCGCTTACCCATTGGATGGGCGTACGTGGAGCTTTGTTAGGTTTACTTTGCTCGCAATTGGCTTTGTGCCTGGCTAATGGTATTATTATCCGCCGTATTACAAACAAACAGAACTGTTCCCACGTAAATGATCTTTCGGTCTACATCAAGGATATTCTGCGTTTCTCGTTTCCTGTAGCACTACAAGAGCTCTCTTATACCATTTGCAATTGGGGGGCGATGTTGCTCATTACAAAATATGCTACGATTGGAGAGGTAGGTCTCTACTCTGCTGCTACGCAATGGGGAGCCATCATCCTATTTATCCCCACTCTCTTGCAAAGCGTCATTCTTTCTTATCTCTCAGGACTTACGCAAAACGAGCATAGCCACAACCGCATCTTATGGCGAATGATGTCGGTAAACTTGGTTTGCTCCATACTTCCTTTCCTTGGTATTTTGGCTCTCTCCGGAATCATCACCTCATTTTACGGTAATAGTTTCACCGGTTTGCGTATTGTTATCAATGTTTATGCGTTTGCCGCAATTCCGATATGCCTTACGAGTGTATTACAGGCCGATCTGTTGGCTAAGGGACATAATTGGATGCTCTTCGTACTACGTACAATACGCGATGTTGTGATTGTGGGAGTTGTATTTTGCCTATTTTCTAGTCATCCCGAGCAGAGCACTGCCCTCAATCTCTCACTAATCAATGTAGCTGCATATAGTTTGTCTGCGGTATCACTCTTCATTTTTCTGCAACATGTTTCAAAGAAAAGTTCAAATAGCCCAAGGTGA
- a CDS encoding glycosyltransferase family 4 protein, whose amino-acid sequence MNPIVSKPLCLITNIGSHYRFPIFSEMAKAFACHFYLGDKVATPIKKFDYTQLEGYHQTLKNVYFGPFYWQRGSVRLLFKPYRYYIIDGEPFCLSSWAILLLAKLTRKKTIAWTHGWYGREGTIKRLVKKLFFSLHSALMVYSEYAIALMQKEGIPRRKMYCIANSMDSDKERAIREQLACSDIYRQHFRNDNPTVIYCGRIQKSKRLELLIDCVAQLKQEGHPINVVFVGKDVEQVHIDQYAKDKNVADSVWMYGPCYNDEVLGQLFYNAHVCVSPGNVGLTAIHSLTFGCPVVTHNNFAYQMPEFESIRQGETGTFFEQGNAKSLKQEIEYWICADVGKREQTRRKAFDEIDRKWNIHYQLEVIRKVLNET is encoded by the coding sequence ATGAATCCTATTGTTTCCAAACCGCTTTGTCTTATTACAAACATTGGTTCACACTACCGTTTCCCCATCTTCAGCGAGATGGCCAAAGCCTTTGCGTGCCATTTTTACTTGGGCGACAAAGTAGCAACACCAATAAAGAAGTTCGATTATACCCAGCTGGAAGGCTATCACCAAACATTGAAAAATGTTTATTTCGGTCCGTTCTATTGGCAACGTGGTTCGGTAAGGTTGCTTTTTAAGCCCTATCGTTATTACATCATTGATGGCGAGCCCTTCTGTCTTTCCTCATGGGCCATATTGTTATTAGCCAAGCTTACCCGAAAGAAAACTATTGCATGGACACATGGATGGTATGGCAGGGAGGGAACAATAAAAAGACTGGTAAAAAAGCTCTTTTTCTCCTTGCATTCCGCATTGATGGTTTATAGCGAATACGCCATTGCCCTGATGCAGAAAGAGGGAATACCCAGGCGAAAGATGTATTGCATTGCCAATTCGATGGATTCGGACAAAGAACGCGCCATACGAGAACAACTTGCTTGTAGCGACATCTACCGCCAACATTTCCGTAACGACAACCCAACTGTCATCTATTGTGGAAGAATTCAGAAAAGTAAAAGGTTAGAATTGCTCATAGATTGCGTTGCCCAATTGAAGCAAGAAGGCCACCCCATTAATGTTGTCTTCGTTGGTAAAGACGTTGAACAGGTTCATATCGACCAGTATGCCAAAGACAAGAACGTGGCTGATAGCGTTTGGATGTATGGCCCTTGTTATAACGATGAGGTGCTTGGGCAATTGTTCTACAATGCCCATGTCTGCGTTTCGCCTGGTAATGTAGGCCTTACAGCCATTCATTCGCTTACGTTTGGATGCCCCGTCGTTACCCATAACAACTTCGCTTACCAAATGCCAGAGTTTGAATCCATACGTCAAGGCGAAACGGGAACATTCTTCGAACAAGGCAATGCCAAGAGCCTGAAACAGGAAATAGAATATTGGATCTGCGCAGACGTAGGCAAACGCGAGCAAACCAGGCGGAAGGCTTTTGACGAAATCGACCGCAAATGGAACATTCATTATCAATTAGAAGTCATAAGAAAAGTGCTCAATGAAACCTAA
- a CDS encoding polysaccharide deacetylase family protein → MKPNSTLYQRLRGIAREEILNILGAWATPAPGIHILNGHRIATEKEPDTFRNLLENLSHDVCFIRIEEAVECIMRKECPDKPLVAFTFDDGFMECYDIFAPLLEEFGVNALFFVNPNYVEGDDAYIEYFNNHTVLTEGKQPMRWSHLSELANRGHMIGAHTLDHYMINTDDEDTLRHQIVTCKTVIEQQLQQPCHYFAFPYGKLTHANQRSIDIACKAYKYVFSQSDYKHYFSFNGKVLNRRHFEPFWPIQHINYFISCNKTYE, encoded by the coding sequence ATGAAACCTAACTCCACCCTATACCAACGTCTGCGCGGCATTGCCCGAGAAGAAATACTGAACATTCTTGGTGCCTGGGCAACTCCAGCTCCAGGTATCCACATCTTAAACGGCCACAGAATAGCAACCGAAAAAGAGCCCGACACCTTTCGGAACTTACTGGAAAACCTGTCGCACGATGTATGTTTCATTCGAATAGAAGAGGCAGTAGAGTGCATTATGCGCAAAGAATGTCCCGACAAACCACTGGTAGCTTTCACGTTCGACGATGGTTTTATGGAGTGTTACGACATTTTCGCTCCTCTTTTGGAAGAGTTTGGCGTAAATGCTCTCTTCTTTGTCAATCCAAATTATGTGGAAGGGGACGACGCCTACATTGAATATTTCAACAACCACACAGTACTTACCGAGGGAAAACAGCCTATGCGTTGGTCGCATCTAAGCGAATTGGCCAACCGCGGACATATGATAGGGGCACACACCTTGGACCATTACATGATTAACACCGACGATGAAGACACGCTCCGTCACCAAATCGTAACTTGCAAAACAGTAATAGAACAACAGCTACAACAGCCCTGCCACTACTTTGCCTTTCCTTATGGAAAACTTACACATGCCAATCAGCGGTCAATAGACATCGCCTGTAAAGCTTATAAGTATGTCTTCTCGCAATCCGATTACAAACATTACTTCTCTTTTAATGGGAAAGTTCTCAATCGTAGGCATTTCGAACCTTTCTGGCCCATTCAGCACATTAACTATTTCATCAGTTGCAATAAAACCTACGAATGA